A segment of the Lycium ferocissimum isolate CSIRO_LF1 chromosome 10, AGI_CSIRO_Lferr_CH_V1, whole genome shotgun sequence genome:
ttattgggAGTTATTCCCGTTGTCACTTTTTAGAAGGTGCATCTGATTATTTCGTATATTGGATATAGCCTGATAAGGAGAAATGGTTAGAGTTAGCGTGCTGAATGATGCTCTCAAGAGCATGTACAACGCTGAAAAGAGGGGAAAGCGTCAGGTCATGATTAGACCTTCCTCAAAAGTCATCATCAAGTTCCTCATTGTCATGCAGAAGCATGGTATGTTAGTTCTTTAACTTTATGCACTGATTGCATCAATATGTCACGTTCTTACCCATGGTATCCATGTGTAGGTTACATTGGAGAATTCGAGTACGTTGATGATCATAGGTCAGGAAAGATTGTTGTTGAACTGAATGGAAGGTTAAACAAGTGTGGTGTTATTAGTCCTCGCTTTGATGTTGGAGTGAAGGAGATTGAAGGATGGACTGCTAGATTGCTCCCTTCCCGACaggtttcaatttgtttttgaTCAATTTATGGAACTCTTTTTCTGTCATCTCCAAATTAAGGCCCCTGTGCTTTTAGCAGTCCTAAAAGTTTGTGGGGATGAGTGTGTGTCATGCACATATTAGCTTGTGAATCCGACATCTTTCTAAAGTTTGagtctttacttttttttgttCCATCACGTGTTGCCTTGCTAAATTTCCGTTCATCTTAAGCTAAGACAATTCTTGGCTAATTGGGCAAGCATTTGCAAACAAAGCGAGCCCTAATAAAGGAGGGACTCCTGCCTATCCAAAGGAGCATATCTTATATAACCTATCCCTTGGCTAGCAGAGTTCTGCTTTTGTTTTGTGCGATTATTCATGAGAAGTGTGTTTCtgtatatttattttgtttctttacatGTATATTTGAACTTGCAGTTTGGGTACATTGTGCTGACTACATCTGCTGGTATCATGGACCACGAGGAGGCTCGGAGAAAGAATGTTGGCGGAAAAGTTCTTGGTTTCTTTTATTGAGTTTGTTATGTTGACAAGAATGATAACTTCAGTTTTGCTGTCTTCTTTTTACAGTAAAATAGCTACTCTTATTTTTAAGTAGGGATTTTATTGAACATTTTGGAGACAATTATCAGTGTTTGCTGTCAAACTGTGTCTGGTGCCTACTGCCTTTGTTGTAAGCTTTGTGCCGTTTGCAGGCAATGCGCATTTTTGTGCTTTTAATGTGGAGATGCCTGTTGAGTAGCTCTTTAGTTCGTCTTCTAAGCTACATTTCTAATACATAGTCCGAGAGGTTAAAAGGCGAGTCGGTAAAGTAATTGATACATTCCAAATTCTTTAGCCTTAATTGATGTATTCCAAATTCTTTAGCATAATCTTTTGTCCCATAGTTTCCAGTATGTAGCAGATACAGCTATGGAGATGTGAACCTCTCCTTTTATGCTCAATCCAATATATTTGTATCCGAAAATATTTGTACCTTTATGTTCAATCTAATATATTGTACAGGTCTAGATGAAGAgcggaaaaaaaaaggtatggaTCGACAATCAGAGCAAGTTGACGCTCCAAATGGTGAATAAGCCGCCTTAATTACATGCATATGCTCATTAATGCTGTCTCAACCCTTGCAttgttttcatttatttattatgtgcAGGTTACATCGTGTTTTCGTTAACAAAGATGCCGACCGCAAAATCATATTGTAATGTCCAAGTTAAATTTGTATCTTTCAGTGGCTAGTTATACAATTCCGGTTGAAAAATGCACCGTACACCTTTCCACGAGCAATAAATTACATCTTCCATGACCTCATAGGTCCTTTATATAAAGATTTAACAGCTTGTTTGGCCGAATTTCTATAATTAGTTTATTTTGGAAAAGGGTGAAAGTGCTCCTCACGTATTGAAAATGATTTAAGTTTGCCCTCTTTTCATTTATTGGATCAGAATTGCCTTTAACGTCAGATTTCAAGCTTAAAATGTTTTTCATTCCTGGTGGACCTATTGATCAGTATGACAGTACCACCTATTTAATTAAAGTTCCACATTGTATTTCATAATTccagtaaaaaaaaagtggacatTTTAACCGTAAAGGCAACCAGGATCCAATAGGTGGAAGGAGGGACATTTAATGACAATTTGCACTATTGTTGTTCAAAGGTgttggtctttaacttttgtccctcaaattgttggtctttaattttttcccttcgcttaGAAATGTAGCCGAAAATatcctgaggttctgggttcgaacccccgctcaattaaaaaaataaattggaagACATAAGTTCATATGAAGTTATGCCTATTCGCTATgtagttacatagaaactatcCCGGACACGACAAAGATTTCTATGAAACTACATAAAACCTATGCCTATAGGCATAGTTGAGAAATTAAGGCAgaacttcattttcatgaaccttTGACGGAAAAGGCATAGGTTTCATGTGACTTCACCCCGAATAGACATAGGTTCATAGAAACCTATGCCTTacgaaaatattattattttcgactctgctggggatcgaacccagaatctctggTGCGAAAAGGATACTTTAGCTcataaattttcattagatGAGAAGTAGGGAGACCAGCGAATTgggggacaaaaattaaagaccagtccgtatGAAGGGAAATTCACgcaattttttgcatttttaatCCAAAATTTAACATTAAGCTCAATTGCAGTCCAATAGATAGAAGAATGACAATTTTAAATCATTTTCCATATGTTGTGCATTTTAACCCTTTATCATTATACAAATCCAAAACATATCGGGCCATTTGTGAAAAGTATATTGAAGTTAAATACTTTGGGCCATCTGAAAAGATCAATTTTGGCCCAAGCGTAATTTCATTTTGACGGCTCGAGAACAACAAAACCCTAGTAAAACCAGTCCCTAACCTTCTTTTGGCCATCAGATTTTCGCCTCACTATTTTTGCAGCGAAATCTCAAATTGTAAGTGCTTCTTTGCTATTTGTATTTCTGTATGGATTCCTCAAGCAAAAATGTGACTTTCTTTGACAATCCTAGATGTTTTTTGCTGAGATGTAAAGGTTTTTaatctcttcattttttatcCATGATGGAAAAAGTAGGTTTTCATATTTTGTTGTTGGAGTTATCGTTGAAATTTGTTTGGGTTCTCACCCTTTAATGTTTTTTGGTTCTTGGTAGTTGTATTTGTGGTAAAATTTAGGCAAGGGATGATTAGTTTTAGCAGGGATTAGAGTAAAAGTAGGAATTTGGGAGTAAATGATGCAGACTGAATTTAGGAgctttagggtgtgtttggtatggtgggaaaatgttttccaatttcccaaTGTTTGGTTTGGTTGAAATGTTtcggaaaacattttctctagtaaaacaagttccttaaaaatgagaaaaatgactttccGACTCTCAAGTTCATTGTCTCCTCCCTACCCACCCAACGCCCCCATCCCATTCCACCTTCATAGTGTTTTGCTAGATTACacataaatatttttgggataatattttttggCTTAGTTACTAAatactagaaaataagtaagaaattcacttgaACACTAGAATTGACTTGAGCCTTGGGTAAGGTCTCAAGAAACCACGCCGGGTGCAAacaattcccgaggccatcagCACCTGGGGAAACCCCGAATTACAAAACT
Coding sequences within it:
- the LOC132035508 gene encoding small ribosomal subunit protein uS8z/uS8w, yielding MVRVSVLNDALKSMYNAEKRGKRQVMIRPSSKVIIKFLIVMQKHGYIGEFEYVDDHRSGKIVVELNGRLNKCGVISPRFDVGVKEIEGWTARLLPSRQFGYIVLTTSAGIMDHEEARRKNVGGKVLGFFY